CCATGCACCCATCCGGATCTGTGGTCagtttcttctctctttctctctcttatgtGTATTTATGCGAAACTGTGTTCTCTTTCTTTAGCTATGCATTTTGTTTGGCTTTATATGGATCTCCCTGAATCTGGGTTTGTTGGATTTATCATGTTCTTTTATTATAGGTTTGGATTGGATTCAATAAGGTCTTTTCTTTGGCATTTTGTTTTGTCTATGCTGCGGAATTTTTGCTCGTGTTCTGACCATTTCTAGATAATTTCAAATTACTTGTGTTTGTGTTTATGTTGCTGTGAAAGAGTAACTTTTTGGCCATTCCTTGAAGCTCAAGGTGAAATTATTCCTGAGTGTCTTTCTCAGGATTCTCTCCCAGGTCATTTAGGAGTTCTTGATATTCCAAAGATGGTAATTGATTTGCACACGTTGCCCGTACGTGGGTTGCAACCATTTTGGTTCCTTTCGATGATATTTGTCAAAATTacaacacagagagagagaattacTACAGCAGTTTGTGATTGCTTGGTTGCTTGTTCAGGCTGGTTTCTGGTCCAATATGGTGACTTTGGCTAAATTCCAATTCATATGCCTCGTCTGGGGATACTGTGTTCTTTGTGTTGGTCAAATGGGCATAATGGTTTTAAATCAAGTTGGGAAACATCGCCCAAGGCACTACATCAAATTATTATTTGGCCTGGCCGATAATCTATGGGCCTCTGTTTGATATCCACACCAAACTGTACTGTGGTCTGTTGATTAATCTGCGTAGAGCTAACTCTTGAAATGATAGTGTTAGGTTCGTTTCCCACGGGGATAAGATTTGTAATTAGTGACTTCCCAAGGTGGCAAAACTTTAAGGCTTTTTCTAAGAGGATCAAATAACTGCAAGATTAGCGTAGTTTTCTCGCAGTGCAACCTGGTGGGATTAAGGCGGCtgcttcttcttgttgttgttgttgttgtttttatttctatacacCCTTACTTAGTACTCTATCTAATATTGCAAGTGTCACACAGGTGATATACACGGGCAATACCAAGACATGTTGAGACTTTTTGAATACGGTGGCTATCCTCCTACTGCAAATTATCTATTTCTTGGCGATTATGTAGATAGAGGGAAGCAAAGTTTGGAAACGATATGTTTGCTTCTGGCTTACAAAATAAGATATCCCGATCAAGTCTTCCTTCTAAGGGGAAACCATGAGGAGGCAAAGATCAACCGTATCTATGGGTTTTATGATGAATGTAAAAGGAGATTCAATGTTCGGCTTTGGAAGATATTCACTGACTGCTTTAACTGTTTGCCGGTTGCTGCCCTCGTTGATGAAAAGATACTATGCATGCATGGCGGGCTTTCTCCGGAATTGCAGAATTTGGATCAGATAAGGGAAATTGAGAGGCCCACTGAGATCCCAGATAGTGGTCTCCTATGTGATCTGCTCTGGTCTGATCCTGACCCCCGGATTGAGGGGTGGGAAGAGAGTGACCGGGGTGTTTCATGCACTTTTGGAGCTGATAAGGTGGCTGAGTTTCTTGATAAGAATGACCTAGACCTCATTTGCCGGGGTCACCAGGTAACCCAACTTCTTGTTTAGTGTGTGATCAAGTGCCATTTCTATGGCTATGACCTTGTGAATGCTTCTTACTTCATTCTTTCTAGGTATTGAAACAATGACTAGGTATGATGGTAATAGTCATGTCTTAGaagagatacatatatatagaaatacgGGTTTTACAAATACTTGTCTCTGTAATTGAAGGAAAGGTTTCAAATCTTCGGAACTAGATATAATCATGTTACAGATTCTATCAACTACAAAACATTAGCAAGAATATTGGTTTCAGTACATACATATTACATTATTGGTTTCAGAAGGCAAGGCACTATTTTGTGATTATTCCAAATTGGAATGCAGGTGGTGGAGGATGGATACGAATTTTTTGCTAAACGAAGGCTAGTCACAATATTTTCGGCCCCAAACTACGGTGGGGAGTTTGATAATGCAGGTGCTCTCTTGAGTGTCGATAAAAACCTCGTTTGCTCCTTCGAGATATTAAAGCCTGACTACAAACAATTACCTGGCAGTTCTAAGGCACCCCTTAAGAAGGTAAAAGTTATATTCACATTTACATTATCTATATTTGTTCATCGATTTGGTATTTATTAATGTTCCTAAAAGGGATCGGATTGTTTTTATCCGCTGTACAATTTTTAGACTCTCATTGTTTGTTTTGGATGTCCACCTTGAACAGCCTCCAAAGATTGGAAAGGCCTGAGTGGATGTCGGAAGTGTTTTGGTCAGTAGGGGAGAATAGCAAGCTCAGGTCTTGCTAGTAATGAATGTTTCTGCCATGACATAAGCTTCTGTGGATAAGCCATCCTTTGTCACGAGATTGGGAGCTTGCAGATAGTTTGACTTAGAGTAGAGAATATCAAAAAAAGATCTGTAAATCAGCAACAAATGCCACCTTCTGTGCAGGAACTGAGGTCTCTTTTGGTTGCTTTAGATATTGTCCCTTTGCTCACAGCACCCGGTATTCAGCATATAATCCGATTTGGAAATGCTGACTGAGGATGAGGATTTCGTAGTCTTTGATGATTCTATTTGTATTGTTGTGTTCTGCTTGATGCTTTGAAGTTTGAATCTCTTTTTCATCCAAGATGAGCTGGGTTAGCAGCACATTTAAATGCTTGGAAAGTATTTTTATGTTAGATTATTTCTCAGCAAACAGAAAAGGAGATATGGAACTTTGAGACTTCATGTTCCAAGGACTTgcatgaagaagaggaagaagatattGTAAAGGTGATGACTAATGAAACATGGTTCCACCTGTTTTTGAGATGATATCTCAGTTTCTCAGGGAGATTTGTAATGATAACTTCGAAAATAAACCAACATCATGATGATTAGTTCTTTATTTTAATGGGATGGCATCTCAAtctgttatgttattttgattcaaattctaattaaggatggttttcttcttttcttttcttttttttttcttcattttgtattCCACAACTTCACTCTATAATTGGAAGTCCtttttcttccccatttcttttgaGGTGGGAAAAATGCCATCCACTTGCAcaaaataaatagtaataataacaattaatcAGCTATTTCTAGAAGAATTgtaacaaaaaagaagaagaagagaagaacaaCTTGAATTAGTCGTAGCTATAGGCATCATCTTAGACGAGATTTACGATAAAAGTCAGATACCCTTCATGATGTCAAAGCAGAAATAGAAAGCTATTATTGCAAATGACTTTACCATCCTGAGATATTACCGTAGGTCAAGTTTGCAGGAGTAACTGAGGAATGCATCCATCCTTTTCCTGAGTAGGATGATAATTTTGACCCCCCACCTCAGGGTACCTGCAATGCAAAACCCTTTTCCGAAAATGACACGAGATTAGAAGTAAATTTCAAAAACTCGGTTGGGGACGGGTTTTAGGGGTGGGGGCAGGGCCCTAAACCGTCCTGCCCACAATATATTAGATAGGAACTTCAACAAAATACCCAACGAGGATGGCGATAGAGGTGAGAACGAGTATGCGATGATGGGGGAGGAGCCCCCAATCCAAGCCCTCTCCATTCCCATTCCCTTTCCATTGTCATTCCTATTCTCGAGTACTTGATTTCTTATGAAACGTAAGAGAAAGTTAATTCAATATTCATCCTTAGTGAGAGGGCGAGGGTCTCCATACCCAGCTAATAAGATTGGCCAAAGCTGCTGAATAAGCATTGACGTTATCATaatttatactcattttatgTGCTTATTTATTCTCAAACAAACTAATGAACAAACGTCTTTATTGCATTCATGCATACAACAGAAGCAGCAATTCTTTCAGACTCAACTACAACGATTAGAGGACAGAAAAGTAGGAACTGAACGTCCATGTGGGCAAGTTCCTGTTCACAAATTTCTGCAGGGgcagcagaaaaaaaaaaggcaaaaaacaAACATATTTATAGGTTGAATACTGGTTAGCGTACCAGGGTGATGAGTTAGCATGGATGGATTTTCTAAGAGACCTTTCTACTCTTACAACTAAAATAAGATGAAGCCACCACAAAGGCTAAAGCAGCCACCTCCAGAAAAATGAAGACAACGTGCCATACCCGTTGTTTACAATGCCCCTGTCCAAGTCACAAGTGGatgagagattgaattcatccaCGGCAGGCAgactttttaaaactcttgaggtTGAGCCCATCTTCTGTCAACTTTGAACCCTAGGCTGCTATTTGTGTTTGTCCAAATTGACAAACCAGGAACctattcaaagaaaagaaaaaaacaaaaacaccgcataaaagatttgaaataaCAGTAGTGAATTTTAAATCTTCTAAAACTTCAGATTATGtagaagaaaaccaaaatttagTGTATAATATAGGTTTGCAAAACTGACCTGTGAACCAACTTTCAGAACAATTTGCTCAAATTTGGGGAAGGCATTTATCTTCCACTTCCTCTCCTATTTCCTTGAGCAACAGGAGATTGTTGGTTTATTTTGGATTCCAGTTTCCTAGCGGTGCGTCGAATAGCTGCTTGCTTTTGGCGTTGACTACGGCTCTTCCTTTTACTGCATACACCCGATAGATTTACTAGAATCAGCAACAGGAATACCAACTAATTACATTCAACTAGACTTCCGCCCTACTAGGATGGCATAAAAAAACTGCATTTAATGAgtaattgttttttctttctttacttttcatcTTTTTTGGCGGTGGGGAAGTAAGCAAAGAAGAAATATTGTAGTTGCATAGTTTAAGTGGACAAGGACACGATACAGTTGGGTTTGCTGTTGTACACCATCTACATgacatccttttttttttttatccataaaaattatctttaaacATAATATAAGTTTCTCCAGCAGAGTTACTAAATGAATAtatgaaacaatattttatttaatttaaaatttattaacatgACAGACTACAACATAACAGTAGAGTTCAGGATATAGAGAAAAAATTCAGGCTCCATTCACTTgacatttattaaatttgataggAGAATAagtgataaaaattaataaaccgAAAATTGCTAGGGATAAGGTCAGTGCGCCAAATAAGGTATCTATAATTACCAAAAAAGAGTAATCCAACCTTGCAAAGATAAGCCCTGCAGTAAGAACCATTCCTCCTACTGCCCAACAAACTTTCTCGCTGAATGGCATTGCCCTAAGCCATTGCTGGAAATCTTGCCACCATCCAAAGCTCTCAGCCTTCTCTGACACCCCAGATTGTGAAGTTTGCCATGAATCGGCAACAGAATCAAAACTAGTCTTCCCACCATAGCATGTTTCTTCCACATCAGGGGCTGGCATAACAGCAAAACCTGCAGCCCTACAGAGCTCTGTGCCATTTGAGGTCCATTCAGAAGCTCTACCGCAAACAAAGTCATTTACTCCACAGGGTGCTAGCACCTGTCACATAACATCTAATCAGAAAAATGGAATTTGAGAAGCATTTATGTGAAAATATTAATGTAACCAACCAATAATCTACATGATCTTCAAAGAACACTCAATAGCATGTGGGAAACCTTATTTTGAGACAACCAGATCCCTTCTGAAATGACAGGATATCAATTTAAAGAATGGCATTTATGCCACTCTGCACATACACCATTTAGTGTCTTCTAAGAATTCTCCAAAGCTATGTTTGATGGGAGGAATAAAGGAGGAACAGAAACTTATTCCATATCCTCCTTTCTGTAGTTTGGCTGCAGGCAcaacatgaaaagaaaaagaaagaagttgGAATCTCACATTCCTTGACAAAGGAGAAAGGCAAAAATATTTACAATCACATTACTTTACCACAAGATTCATGACAACACAAACACTTTGTATTGGCATTTGTATCTTATTAGTTATTACTGATAATCAGAcccctttccttttcttcaatTCATTCATTCCAGCCACCCAAATAAAGCCTGTATATCCCAAAGCCTGGATGTCATGCATACAAACCTGTGTCTTTGCATCCACAGAGAAGTACGCATCAGAGCAAGCTTTATGCACTCTATCACAAAGAGAGGCACATATGAGAGGAGGTCCAGGCTGTGTACCAACTTGAGGATCACAAATAGAACATTCCAACAATTCCCACAATAGCAAGCACTCTTGGCTTGCCTCCCCTGTTACAGCCAGCCTCCTGATGGATAACAAAGCTGGATGTGTCTGGGCTACATCACAGCATGTCTTTTTACGGAACACACGGCAAAGAGTCAAATCCTTAGGGCCCCTGTTTACTCTTCTTGGAGGTTTCCCTTCATTTGAAAATGGGGGGAAGCGACCACCCGGAGAGATACAAACTCCATCAGATTTTCCTGCATTCACATATACTCAACAGTTTTATTTGTACAAgcaaataataatagtattcACAAAGAAGAGATCATTTTATAGagattatttatcaaaatctATGTCAATCAACCATTAAATGCtaaaataaatgcaagaaaGAAACCAGTCATTTCCATAAAACAAAACAACTTTAAATGTCAAGAacaccaaaaattaataactgaaGTTTAAAATAGATAACTTTAACAAAGACAGATTTGAATCCTATTTTTGCCAATGCACCATTGTGACCTGACAGTTGGTTTGAAAAACACACATTTCTCTCTCCACAGACCCAAATTATAGTCCCTGATTTCAATTGATAGTCTGGCCAAGTTACTTTCAGAAAAAGTTTCTACAAGACCAACAACCACCcatgacaaataaataaataaacaacatCAAAATCTAAAAGGGTATAGAACAATAGTTCAATCATTATCCCCTACATGCGGTACAATATAATACAACATCATGTGAGGTGAGTGACAGATTGTTCAAGCTAGCAAAGGGATGCATTCTAGGAACCAAGGTAGGCATCAACAATCTTCTAAGGCCAGGAAGGGAGTCACTTTATCCCCATTAGTATCTGCCTCAACCTAAGTTGTCAAAGTCATTCCATAATTGCAGATTGACATGTCATGGAGATCATCTTATGAAGACTTAGCATCACACAATAAAGAGGAATGGGTGGGTATCATGGCAAACAGCTCTGATGGCAAGAAGAGAGTAAAGTGCAGATATGGTGTTTTATCAACTGAATCAAGTAAGTGTCATGAGTGTCTTAAAGGAAAGAAAACCTCATTGAAAAGGGTTCTTTCATTCCAACTTCCAAGCACAACACCTTGATAAAGAATTCTGTCAAACAATAAAAGATGGATGTACAGACAGTTGAACATTAGAAGATATCCATGGGTTCCTGTTTTGACTAAGGTTTATTAGTTGTATGACATAGAAGATGATGTACAGACAGTTGAACATTAGAAGAGAtagaatcaaaagaagaaagtgAAGAGATTGTAGAAAATCATCGTATTTACATACCATACCTATGAAAGATGCTTCATAGCTCATTAGTCATTCCCCTACATCAAAGGAATGTTGGGTTACAGTTTATAAGGCCATGGATGATAATGGGAGCACTGTGTATGCTGTCCCTAAACTACCCATCCATAGGATTTACTTGCTCTTGAATCACATTTTTAAGTCATATGAGAAAACAACACGTGAAGCTGTCATGTTTAACCATGTCGATCTAATTTATGTTGATTTGTTGTTCCTAATGtagatttattatttgattttaattagttatttcCAAATCTTTGCCCTTCTAATGCACTTGTTCTATACAATCACAGATTCATAATCCACATCTCAATGCTAAGAGAGCCATTTCTTCAAGTATTGCACCATATGAACTTTCTGTATGTATGCATCATTGGAAACTGAAGTTCAATACTTGAATTATGCTTTTGGCTTCTGTGAACATTTGTCATTACCCTAAAAGTTTTATTCCAATGCTTTTTGCCCAAGTAGTG
This window of the Diospyros lotus cultivar Yz01 chromosome 5, ASM1463336v1, whole genome shotgun sequence genome carries:
- the LOC127802366 gene encoding serine/threonine-protein phosphatase PP1 isozyme 9; amino-acid sequence: MNMMTMEGMMDKGVLDDIIRRLLEGKGGKQVQLSEGEIRQLCVNARQIFLSQPNLLALHAPIRICGDIHGQYQDMLRLFEYGGYPPTANYLFLGDYVDRGKQSLETICLLLAYKIRYPDQVFLLRGNHEEAKINRIYGFYDECKRRFNVRLWKIFTDCFNCLPVAALVDEKILCMHGGLSPELQNLDQIREIERPTEIPDSGLLCDLLWSDPDPRIEGWEESDRGVSCTFGADKVAEFLDKNDLDLICRGHQVVEDGYEFFAKRRLVTIFSAPNYGGEFDNAGALLSVDKNLVCSFEILKPDYKQLPGSSKAPLKKPPKIGKA
- the LOC127802367 gene encoding uncharacterized protein LOC127802367, whose amino-acid sequence is MTCLLLQLRVYSTQSFIRSIDERRMRLMNYCYAVFLLLNLLVPLTSGKSDGVCISPGGRFPPFSNEGKPPRRVNRGPKDLTLCRVFRKKTCCDVAQTHPALLSIRRLAVTGEASQECLLLWELLECSICDPQVGTQPGPPLICASLCDRVHKACSDAYFSVDAKTQVLAPCGVNDFVCGRASEWTSNGTELCRAAGFAVMPAPDVEETCYGGKTSFDSVADSWQTSQSGVSEKAESFGWWQDFQQWLRAMPFSEKVCWAVGGMVLTAGLIFASKRKSRSQRQKQAAIRRTARKLESKINQQSPVAQGNRRGSGR